Within Thermoplasmataceae archaeon, the genomic segment TTCTGCTTCTTCCATATAATGCGTCGTTACTATGATCTTGCTGCTCAATTTTCTTATGGAAGACCACACCTCCATTCTGGACACTGGGTCGAGGCCTGTTGTAGGTTCATCAAGAAATACTGTGTCGGCATTTGCTGCTATTGCCATGGCAACAAATATCTTCCTTTTGGTGCCGCCGGAAAGCGTATCTGCAGGGTGGTTGACGTATTCGGAAATGCCCAGGTTCTCTAGGGCTATTTTTGCCTCTTTCTGTGCATCTCTGTGGGAGAAATTTCTGGCCAAAAGGTAAAGGGTTACGTGTTCTAGTGGAGTTAGTATGCCTATCGGTGTTGCTTCCTGGGGTATGCTCACGATCTTCTTTCTCACAGCGGCAGTTTGTTTCATTATGTCAAGCCCATCAATTGTCACGGTGCCTGAGGTTGGCTCCAGCTGTGTTGACAGTATACGCATCAAAGTCGTCTTGCCGGCCCCATTTCTGCCTATAACGGAGGTGATTCTGCGTTCTATACTTGCGTCTATGCCGTCAAGTGCC encodes:
- a CDS encoding ABC transporter ATP-binding protein, producing MIQIASLRKVYDDGTVALDGIDASIERRITSVIGRNGAGKTTLMRILSTQLEPTSGTVTIDGLDIMKQTAAVRKKIVSIPQEATPIGILTPLEHVTLYLLARNFSHRDAQKEAKIALENLGISEYVNHPADTLSGGTKRKIFVAMAIAANADTVFLDEPTTGLDPVSRMEVWSSIRKLSSKIIVTTHYMEEAEELAQEVYMVDRGNIIESGEVKSLLSRFHGKLRAESHVPIDGAYQISNTFIKYIPEADAQEYISLGCTIKKVTLDDIFIDRGVDLES